Below is a genomic region from Leifsonia sp. Root112D2.
CGGCGTTCTGCAGCCGAATCGCCTCCTCGAGCGTGCGCGCGCGCATGACGCCGAGCACCGGCCCGAAGAACTCGGTGAGGTGAAAGTACGAGCCGGGGGCGACACCGGTGCGGATGCCGGGCGACCACAGCCGCCCGCTCTCATCCAGCTGCTGCGGGGCGACGAGCCATTCCTCTTCGGCGCCGAGCACCGTGAGGGCGTGCAGCAGCTTGCCGGTCGGCGGCTCGATGAGCGGCCCCATCTGCGCGGTGGGGTCGGTCGGGTAGCCGACGCGCAGGCTTGTCGTCGCATCCACGAGCTGGCGCAAAAAACGCTCGGATTTACCCACCGAGCCCACCAGGATCAACAGGCTTGCCGCCGAGCATTTCTGCCCCGCGTGCCCGAACGCGCTGTGCACCACGTCGGCCACGGCGAGGTCGTAGTCGGCGCTCGGCGTCACGATGATGGCGTTCTTGCCGCTCGTCTCCGCCTGCAGCGCCAGCTCGGGCCGCCACGAACGGAACAGCTTCGCCGTCTCGAACGCACCCGTGAGAATCACGCGGTCGACGCGCGGGTCGGAGACAAGCGCCTGCCCCAAACTGCCCTCGCCGGATGCCTCGTCGCGCAGTTCCACGAGCGCCAGCAACTCGCGCGGAATGCCCGCCTCCCACAGCGCCTCGACCACCACGGCGGCCGTGCGCCTGGCCTGGTGCGCCGGCTTGATGATCACGGCGCTGCCCGCGGCGAGCGCACCCAGCACGGATCCCGCCGCGATGGACGCGGGAAAGTTCCACGGCGGCGTCACCACGGTGAGTCGTGCCGGCACGAATGTGGCACCCTGCACGGTGTCGAGTTCGCGGGCGCGGGCCGCGTAATAGTAAGCAAAATCGATCGCCTCGCTCACCTCGGGGTCGGCCTCGGCGATGGTCTTTCCCGTCTCGGATGCCATCACTTCGATGAGGCGGTCCCGGTTCGCGGCGAGCGCGAGCCCGGCGCGGTCGAGAAGGGTGGCACGGTCGAATCCGCTGCGGGCACCCCACTCAACCCCGCGCGAACGCACGGTTTCGATGACCCGCCCGAGAACACCCTGGTCGTCGATGGCGGCGGCATCGAGCGTGGCGACACCGATTTCGGATGCGGCAACGCGAGCGAGGATGTGCTTTCCCCAAGCCCGGTTCGCGGGCAGCGCCGGGTCGGTATCGAGCGCGTTGCGGAACGCTGCCGGCTCTTCCGCGGAATCACCGACGGTGGCGGACGCATCCGAAGGCTCCTCAGTCAACATGCCGTCCCCGCCGCTGCCCCGGCTCAGCCCGAGCACGATGTTGGTGAGGCCCGGGTCTTCCGGCCCCTCGACGGGCTCCGGGATCGCGGGCGCCGGCGCCTTGAACATGGCGGCGTTATCCCACTCGCGCTGACGATCCTGGGTGCGATGCGGCAGCGGGGCCAGCCCACGCGGCGCGTTGTCGGCATCCAGAATCGCGACGGCGGCGAGAAAACGCTGCTTCTCGCGTTCGAACAGTGCCGGGTTGGAGTCGAGTTCGAACACGCTCGACATGAAGTTCTGCGGGCTCGCATTCTCCTCGAGCCGGCGGATGAGGTAGGAGATGGCCACGTCGAACTCGGCCGGGTTGACCACCGGCGTGTACAGCAGCAGCTCACCGACGGTCTTTCTCACGGCATCGGCCTGCGCGGTGGCCATGCCCAGCAGCATCTCGTATTCGACGCGATTCTCGACGCCACGAGATCGAGCGAGCAGCCACGACCAGGCCACGTCGAACAGGTTGTGCCCGGCGATGCCGAGCTTCACGGCGTGCGTGTGATCGGGGGTCAGCGCCCAGTCGAGCACACGCTTGTAGTTGGCGTCGGTCTGTTCCTTGGTGGCATATGGGGCAAGAGGCCAGTCATGAATGGCTGCGTCCACGCGCTCGAGTGGCAGGTTCGCGCCCTTCACCAACCGCACCTTGATGGCGGCGCCTCCGCCGGCGCGCCTGGCCATCGCCCACTCGGTGAGCCCCTGAAGCGCGTCGAGGGCATCCGGAAGATAGGCCTGCAAAACGATGCCGGCCTCGAGATTCTGAAACTGCGGTTTGCCCAGGATGCCGCGAAAGACCGCGAGCGTCAGGTCGAGATCGCGGTATTCCTCCATGTCGAGGTTGATGAACTTGGGGCGCGCATCGCTGATCACACCGGTGAACGAGCCGCTACTGTTTGCCTGGTTTGCAATCTCATACAGCGGCGTCAGCGTCTCAACCACGCGCTCGACGGTCTCGTCGAACGACCACATCGAGAGCTGGCTGGCG
It encodes:
- a CDS encoding proline dehydrogenase family protein, with the translated sequence MTQLPQGIGSRPATLSTDAVDLVRAWLEQSSSVPADAGGKPRRRDTAALLAEVLRDRNGLDFTVGFVDGVARPQDLFVAGYNLQRIARRVPAFLPWYMKAALRVGGVLGPVLPWVVVPIARRVLRGMVGHLIVDATPEKLGAALEKLRAPARSGPTSEGRGGPRLNLNLLGEAVLGEAEAARRLAGTRALLERDDVDYVSIKVSSIASQLSMWSFDETVERVVETLTPLYEIANQANSSGSFTGVISDARPKFINLDMEEYRDLDLTLAVFRGILGKPQFQNLEAGIVLQAYLPDALDALQGLTEWAMARRAGGGAAIKVRLVKGANLPLERVDAAIHDWPLAPYATKEQTDANYKRVLDWALTPDHTHAVKLGIAGHNLFDVAWSWLLARSRGVENRVEYEMLLGMATAQADAVRKTVGELLLYTPVVNPAEFDVAISYLIRRLEENASPQNFMSSVFELDSNPALFEREKQRFLAAVAILDADNAPRGLAPLPHRTQDRQREWDNAAMFKAPAPAIPEPVEGPEDPGLTNIVLGLSRGSGGDGMLTEEPSDASATVGDSAEEPAAFRNALDTDPALPANRAWGKHILARVAASEIGVATLDAAAIDDQGVLGRVIETVRSRGVEWGARSGFDRATLLDRAGLALAANRDRLIEVMASETGKTIAEADPEVSEAIDFAYYYAARARELDTVQGATFVPARLTVVTPPWNFPASIAAGSVLGALAAGSAVIIKPAHQARRTAAVVVEALWEAGIPRELLALVELRDEASGEGSLGQALVSDPRVDRVILTGAFETAKLFRSWRPELALQAETSGKNAIIVTPSADYDLAVADVVHSAFGHAGQKCSAASLLILVGSVGKSERFLRQLVDATTSLRVGYPTDPTAQMGPLIEPPTGKLLHALTVLGAEEEWLVAPQQLDESGRLWSPGIRTGVAPGSYFHLTEFFGPVLGVMRARTLEEAIRLQNAVDYGLTSGLHSLDRDELELWLETVEAGNLYVNRGITGAIVQRQPFGGWKRSSVGTGYKAGGPNYLLGLGGWRADHGKSSTSLHLRGLDARVTELIESGQSSMGYEEFDVVRRSALSDAIAYANDYAVAKDTAAVGVERNLFRYRPMPVAVRLAESGRLPELLRILAAATLARSRFTVSSSVKLPRDIRQVLRARDVTLLVESDAEWLARASTGGLGASRVRYIGDDALAVTRVLGGDADVAVYAGEVTPSGRIELLPFLREQAVSITAHRFGTPSALSEGLL